A single window of Salvia splendens isolate huo1 chromosome 6, SspV2, whole genome shotgun sequence DNA harbors:
- the LOC121807418 gene encoding PHD finger protein ALFIN-LIKE 4-like, producing MDGASVNNPRTVEEVFKDFKGRRNALIKALTTEVEEFFQQCDPDKENLCLFGLPTEQWEVNLPAEEVPPELPEPALGINFARDGMPEKDWLALVAVHSDAWLLSVAFYFGARFGFDKADRKRLFNMINDLPTIFEVVTGAAKKQVKDKSSISNHSGSASKSNPKLGRMSRPQAKDEDEDEDEGLDEEEEEDEHGETLCGACGENYASDEFWICCDICERWFHGKCVKITPARAEHIKQYKCPTCTNKRARP from the exons ATGGACGGAGCTTCGGTCAACAATCCTCGCACAGTTGAGGAGGTTTTCAAAGATTTCAAGGGCAGACGCAATGCTTTGATCAAAGCCCTTACCACCG AGGTTGAAGAGTTCTTCCAGCAGTGTGATCCTG ATAAGGAAAATCTCTGTCTTTTTGGATTGCCCACTGAGCAATGGGAAGTAAATCTGCCTGCTGAGGAGGTGCCTCCAGAGCTTCCGGAACCTGCTTTAGGAATAAACTTTGCTAGAGATGGAATGCCAGAAAAGGACTGGCTAGCTCTTGTTGCCGTCCACAGTGATGCATGGCTACTTTCTGTTGCCTTCTATTTTGGAGCAAGATTTGGTTTCGATAAAGCTGACAG GAAACGTCTATTCAATATGATAAATGATCTTCCGACCATTTTTGAAGTTGTCACGGGTGCTGCAAAGAAGCAAGTAAAAGACAAATCGTCCATCTCAAACCATAGTGGCAGTGCATCCAAGTCAAATCCAAAATTG GGGAGAATGTCAAGGCCCCAAGCAAAGGATGAGGACGAGGACGAGGATGAGGGATTGgatgaagaggaggaggaagacgAGCATGGGGAAACCTTGTGCGGAGCATGTGGTGAGAATTATGCGTCAGATGAATTCTGGATTTGCTGTGACATATGTGAGAGATGGTTCCATGGTAAGTGCGTCAAGATCACTCCTGCTAGAGCAGAGCACATCAAACAGTACAAGTGCCCAACCTGTACGAACAAGAGAGCCCGGCCTTGA